The Zobellia alginiliquefaciens genome contains a region encoding:
- a CDS encoding YegP family protein — MIEIVNLSNSNFQFHIKSKSGSTLLESKEYSDKADLETAVFNLNNLQIHRSNFERKTNHQGKFLFNFKDNNGSLIGTSQLYDSEAGMENGIKNLHNRLTEGKEL, encoded by the coding sequence GTGATAGAAATAGTTAACTTATCTAATTCCAATTTTCAGTTTCACATTAAATCCAAGAGTGGTTCCACGCTTCTTGAAAGTAAGGAGTATAGTGACAAAGCCGATTTAGAGACTGCGGTTTTCAACCTTAATAACCTCCAAATACATAGAAGTAATTTTGAACGAAAAACCAATCACCAAGGAAAGTTTCTCTTCAATTTTAAAGATAACAATGGTTCTTTAATAGGTACAAGTCAACTTTATGATTCTGAAGCCGGAATGGAAAACGGTATTAAAAATTTACACAATCGTCTTACCGAAGGAAAAGAATTATAA
- a CDS encoding S9 family peptidase, protein MSKVKAPIAKKIPHNLEKHGDVRVDNYYWLNDKENPEVISHLEAEKKYYDTLTAHTMEYQELLFDEMKSRIKEDDTSVPYKQNGYWYITRYEIGKEYPIYARKKESLEAPEEIMFDGNEMAKGHEYFSIGGIAVSPNNKFAAFGVDTVSRRQYTIRIKNLETGEIYEDRIENTTGGSVWAEDNKTLFYTKKDAVTLRSDKILKHKFGTSANDDKLVFQEKDDTFGTYVYKSKSKKYIIVGSYSTLTSEYQILRSDNPDGELKMFSSRERGIEYSIFHYGNHFYILTNKDGATNFKLMKTEEDKTSSANWQEFISHREDVLMEDIDIFKDYYVLSERTNGLNLVQVNRWDGSSSYYLPFESETYTAGVSRNPDFDTEILRYGYNSMTTPSSIIDFNMRTKEKEVKKEQEVLGGKFDKANYKEKRIWATARDGVKVPMSVVYHKNTPLNKNTPVLQYAYGSYGHIIDPYFSTVRLSLLDRGFVFVITHIRGGEYLGRPWYENGKLLKKMNTFTDFIDCSKYLINEGYTSSEHLYAMGGSAGGLLMGAIINMSPELYNGVIAAVPFVDVVTTMLDDSIPLTTGEYDEWGDPNQKTYYDYMLSYSPYDQVVAQAYPNLLVTTGLHDSQVQYFEPAKWVAKLREVKTNNNLLMMDINMDTGHGGASGRFEALKEVAKEYAFLLDLEGKIN, encoded by the coding sequence ATGAGTAAAGTAAAAGCGCCAATAGCCAAAAAGATTCCGCATAATCTAGAAAAGCACGGTGATGTCAGGGTGGATAATTATTATTGGTTGAATGACAAAGAGAATCCTGAGGTAATATCTCACTTAGAAGCTGAAAAAAAGTATTATGATACTTTAACGGCACACACTATGGAATATCAGGAACTTCTCTTTGATGAGATGAAGTCTAGAATAAAGGAAGATGATACTTCCGTACCGTACAAGCAAAACGGATATTGGTACATAACTAGATATGAGATAGGTAAAGAATATCCTATTTATGCTAGAAAGAAAGAAAGTCTTGAGGCCCCTGAAGAAATTATGTTCGACGGAAATGAAATGGCAAAAGGCCATGAGTATTTTAGTATTGGGGGTATAGCTGTTAGTCCAAATAATAAGTTTGCTGCTTTTGGAGTAGATACCGTTTCAAGACGGCAATATACCATAAGAATCAAAAATCTTGAAACCGGTGAAATTTATGAGGACCGGATAGAAAATACCACCGGCGGTTCTGTTTGGGCAGAGGACAATAAAACGCTTTTTTATACGAAAAAGGATGCGGTTACATTGCGTTCGGATAAGATTCTGAAACATAAGTTCGGAACCTCAGCCAACGATGACAAGTTAGTTTTTCAAGAAAAGGATGATACCTTCGGCACTTATGTTTATAAGTCAAAATCAAAGAAATATATTATTGTAGGCTCTTATAGTACGCTTACTTCGGAATATCAAATTTTACGATCAGATAATCCAGATGGTGAGTTAAAAATGTTCTCTAGTCGAGAGCGAGGTATAGAATATAGTATTTTTCATTATGGAAATCATTTTTACATCCTAACCAATAAGGATGGGGCTACAAATTTTAAGTTGATGAAGACCGAAGAAGACAAAACTTCTTCAGCCAATTGGCAGGAATTTATTTCCCATAGAGAAGACGTTCTTATGGAGGATATCGATATTTTTAAAGATTACTACGTCCTTTCCGAAAGGACAAACGGACTAAACCTGGTGCAGGTCAATAGATGGGACGGTTCTAGTTCTTACTACCTGCCTTTTGAAAGTGAAACCTATACAGCTGGTGTAAGTCGTAATCCGGATTTTGATACGGAGATTCTTCGGTATGGATATAATTCCATGACCACTCCAAGTTCCATTATTGATTTTAATATGAGAACTAAGGAAAAAGAAGTAAAAAAGGAACAGGAAGTATTAGGCGGTAAGTTTGATAAAGCCAATTACAAAGAGAAACGTATTTGGGCAACGGCTCGGGATGGAGTAAAAGTGCCTATGTCCGTAGTTTACCACAAGAACACTCCATTGAACAAAAACACACCGGTATTACAATATGCCTATGGCTCCTATGGCCATATAATTGACCCATATTTCTCTACTGTCCGTCTAAGCTTATTAGATAGAGGGTTTGTGTTTGTCATAACACATATAAGAGGAGGGGAGTATTTAGGTAGACCTTGGTATGAAAATGGGAAATTATTAAAAAAAATGAACACGTTTACGGATTTTATAGACTGTTCTAAGTATCTGATTAATGAAGGTTATACCTCTTCAGAGCATCTATATGCTATGGGAGGGTCTGCAGGAGGTTTATTAATGGGGGCAATAATTAATATGTCACCGGAATTATATAATGGTGTTATTGCAGCGGTACCGTTTGTAGATGTGGTTACCACAATGTTAGATGATTCTATTCCATTAACCACGGGAGAGTATGATGAGTGGGGAGACCCCAACCAGAAAACGTATTATGATTACATGCTGTCCTATTCACCATATGACCAGGTAGTGGCTCAAGCTTATCCTAATTTATTGGTGACTACAGGACTTCATGATTCTCAAGTACAGTATTTTGAGCCTGCCAAGTGGGTTGCGAAATTACGGGAGGTCAAGACCAATAATAATCTTTTAATGATGGATATTAATATGGATACGGGACACGGAGGGGCATCCGGTCGTTTTGAAGCACTCAAAGAAGTAGCTAAAGAATATGCCTTTTTATTGGATTTGGAAGGAAAAATTAACTAG
- a CDS encoding OmpA family protein, which produces MKKILFSVAVLTATFGMAQDLPENPEPGKCYVRCTTPDVYVNETVTITVKPGYKVLKTIPATYKTVTERVLVKEESKKLRIIPEEWGSEKVTYVSKEGGNSLSISPASFGSASQTIEVKPAYAQWELGASAPDCDSGNPDDCRYWCYKGYPAEFQTIETATLANDASASKTAIPEKSASYTKRILISPAKVVEEVVPAVYDEITRTVLDKDAYTVEEMVPPVTKSYTKEVLKEKGGLTTWKEVECELVTYQALPINWNSGSATLTSQAKSIIDTRLLPVLAQNPGVKVELASHTDAQGGASSNQDLSERRAKSVAQYLISKGINSSLLVANGYGETKLKNRCKDGVSCTSREHAVNRRTEFRLINN; this is translated from the coding sequence ATGAAAAAAATTCTTTTTTCTGTGGCCGTGCTTACGGCAACATTTGGTATGGCACAAGACCTGCCAGAAAACCCTGAACCTGGAAAGTGTTACGTACGATGTACCACTCCCGATGTCTACGTGAATGAAACCGTGACAATCACTGTTAAACCGGGCTACAAAGTTTTAAAAACTATACCCGCAACTTACAAGACTGTGACCGAACGTGTTTTGGTTAAGGAGGAGAGTAAAAAACTCCGTATTATACCCGAAGAGTGGGGTTCTGAAAAGGTTACTTATGTGTCTAAAGAGGGTGGAAATTCTTTAAGTATAAGTCCTGCTAGTTTTGGCAGTGCCTCGCAGACCATTGAAGTGAAACCTGCGTACGCTCAATGGGAACTGGGTGCCTCTGCACCGGATTGTGATTCTGGTAACCCAGATGATTGTAGATATTGGTGTTACAAGGGTTATCCTGCCGAGTTTCAGACCATAGAAACGGCAACACTTGCCAATGACGCTAGCGCAAGCAAAACTGCAATTCCTGAAAAAAGCGCTAGCTATACCAAAAGGATACTTATTTCGCCAGCTAAAGTTGTTGAGGAAGTTGTTCCTGCGGTTTATGATGAAATCACTAGAACTGTTTTGGATAAGGATGCCTACACCGTAGAGGAAATGGTACCGCCCGTTACCAAATCCTACACAAAAGAGGTATTGAAGGAAAAAGGAGGTTTAACTACTTGGAAAGAAGTGGAGTGCGAATTGGTTACCTATCAAGCGCTTCCTATAAACTGGAACTCCGGTAGTGCAACTCTAACTTCTCAGGCCAAGAGCATTATAGATACTCGCTTGTTACCTGTTTTAGCTCAAAACCCTGGCGTTAAGGTAGAGTTGGCTTCCCATACGGATGCGCAAGGTGGTGCTTCTTCTAATCAAGATTTATCTGAGAGAAGAGCAAAATCTGTAGCTCAATACCTAATTTCAAAAGGCATTAACTCTAGTCTTTTGGTTGCTAATGGTTATGGTGAGACTAAGCTTAAAAACAGATGTAAAGACGGTGTTTCTTGTACTTCAAGAGAACATGCTGTGAACAGAAGGACAGAATTTAGATTGATCAATAATTAA
- a CDS encoding threonine aldolase family protein translates to MNINLISDTVTKPTLAMLDAMMTAEVGDDVFKADPTVNALEDKVAKMFGKEAALFFPSGTMANQTGIKLHTQPGDQLICDQYAHVYNYEGGGVSFNSGVSCKLINGHRGMITAKQVEAAINPPDFYHSPLTSLVCVENTTNKGGGACWDIEELRRIKTVCVNNNLAYHLDGARLWNAIVEKKESLFEYGELFDTISVCLSKGLGCPVGSVLVGTEEMMSKALRIRKIFGGGMRQAGFLAAAGIYALDHHIERLAFDHLKAREIGEVLKKLNCIKNVEPIETNIIIFEIDEQAMSGASFVQKLKENNVHIIDMGQGKLRIVTHMDYTSDMHNRFMEILKGL, encoded by the coding sequence ATGAATATTAATCTTATTAGTGATACGGTAACAAAACCAACGCTGGCAATGCTGGACGCCATGATGACTGCGGAGGTGGGCGATGACGTTTTTAAAGCTGACCCTACTGTAAATGCTCTTGAAGATAAGGTTGCCAAAATGTTCGGAAAAGAAGCGGCATTGTTTTTTCCTTCGGGGACTATGGCCAATCAGACAGGAATAAAGTTACATACGCAACCTGGAGATCAACTTATATGTGATCAATATGCCCATGTTTACAATTATGAGGGTGGTGGCGTTAGTTTTAATAGCGGAGTTTCCTGTAAATTAATAAATGGACACAGGGGAATGATTACGGCTAAACAGGTAGAAGCCGCAATTAATCCTCCCGATTTTTATCACAGTCCGTTAACTTCTTTGGTTTGTGTAGAAAATACAACCAATAAGGGTGGTGGTGCTTGTTGGGATATAGAGGAGTTAAGGCGAATTAAAACCGTTTGTGTAAACAACAATTTGGCCTATCATTTAGATGGAGCTCGATTATGGAATGCCATAGTGGAGAAAAAGGAAAGCCTATTTGAATATGGGGAATTGTTCGACACCATTAGCGTATGCTTAAGCAAAGGTTTGGGCTGCCCAGTGGGTTCTGTGTTGGTGGGAACTGAAGAAATGATGTCCAAAGCGCTTCGTATTCGTAAGATATTTGGAGGAGGAATGCGTCAAGCGGGTTTTCTTGCGGCAGCCGGTATTTATGCATTGGACCATCACATAGAAAGATTGGCATTTGATCATCTAAAAGCGCGTGAAATAGGGGAGGTGCTGAAAAAACTGAACTGTATTAAAAATGTAGAGCCAATAGAGACAAATATTATCATTTTTGAAATAGACGAACAGGCCATGAGTGGTGCCAGTTTTGTGCAAAAACTCAAAGAAAATAATGTACACATTATAGATATGGGTCAAGGAAAATTACGAATAGTCACCCACATGGATTATACCTCTGACATGCACAATAGGTTTATGGAAATACTCAAGGGCTTATAA
- a CDS encoding circularly permuted type 2 ATP-grasp protein: MVNLENQIFSSYERNPVLFDEIFDAQGQVKEVYSKLFNLYGEHSINDYVNLNEKAKSSFFNQGITFQVYDKKQTKEKIFPFDLFPRIIPPEEWEIIEAGSIQRSKALNLFLWDIYHDKKIIRQGIVPMELISSSANYLDQMVNVNPPGGIYNHISGTDVIKHSDGQYYVLEDNIRCPSGVSYVICNRTALKRALFGVFNHYKTFSVTNYAENLLDLLETVKPKGVDTPNVVVITPGMFNSAFYEHSYLAKTMGVELVEGRDLFVENDFVYMKTIKGPQRVDVIYRRIDDGFIDPLEFNPDSAIGVPGLFAAYKKGNVTLANAPGTGVADDKAIYTYMPEIIKYYLNEEPILNNVHTYHCSRPKELKYVLNHIKDLVIKPVDEAGGYGISIGNRLSKKEIEVVKAQILLDPRKYVAQPIMSLSVHPTYIDKTESFEQRHVDLRTFTVLGKDKEFVLKGGLTRVALKRGNLIVNSSQGGGSKDTWVLKV, translated from the coding sequence ATGGTAAACCTCGAGAATCAGATCTTTTCATCTTACGAAAGGAACCCCGTTTTATTTGACGAAATCTTTGACGCCCAAGGACAAGTAAAAGAAGTATATTCTAAACTGTTCAATCTCTATGGAGAGCATTCCATTAATGATTATGTAAACCTGAACGAAAAGGCAAAATCATCATTTTTTAATCAAGGAATTACTTTTCAAGTGTATGACAAAAAGCAAACAAAAGAGAAAATTTTTCCTTTTGATCTTTTTCCGAGAATTATTCCACCTGAAGAATGGGAAATTATTGAAGCTGGCTCCATACAGCGCAGTAAAGCGCTGAACTTGTTTCTATGGGACATCTATCATGATAAAAAAATAATAAGACAAGGAATAGTTCCTATGGAACTCATAAGTTCTTCTGCTAATTATTTAGACCAGATGGTTAATGTTAATCCTCCCGGTGGCATATACAATCATATTTCAGGTACCGATGTCATTAAGCACAGTGACGGACAATATTATGTTTTAGAGGACAACATTAGATGTCCAAGCGGTGTAAGCTATGTTATTTGCAACCGTACGGCCTTAAAAAGAGCGCTCTTTGGCGTTTTTAATCATTACAAAACGTTCTCGGTAACCAATTATGCAGAGAATTTACTAGACCTATTGGAAACCGTTAAACCTAAAGGTGTAGATACACCCAACGTGGTTGTGATTACTCCCGGCATGTTTAACTCGGCGTTTTACGAACATTCCTATTTAGCAAAGACCATGGGGGTGGAACTGGTTGAAGGAAGAGACCTTTTTGTTGAGAATGATTTTGTATACATGAAAACCATTAAAGGTCCGCAGAGAGTTGATGTAATATATAGACGAATTGATGATGGCTTCATAGATCCGCTAGAATTTAATCCAGACTCGGCAATAGGTGTTCCCGGCCTATTTGCTGCATACAAAAAAGGAAATGTAACCTTGGCCAATGCTCCTGGTACGGGTGTAGCTGATGACAAGGCTATTTATACCTATATGCCGGAAATCATTAAATACTATTTAAATGAGGAACCAATTCTGAATAATGTGCATACCTATCACTGTAGCAGACCAAAGGAATTAAAATATGTATTGAACCATATAAAAGATTTAGTGATCAAACCTGTAGATGAAGCAGGAGGCTATGGTATATCTATAGGGAATAGGTTAAGTAAGAAGGAAATTGAAGTAGTGAAAGCCCAGATACTTTTAGATCCAAGAAAATACGTGGCCCAGCCCATAATGTCTCTTTCGGTACATCCAACCTACATAGATAAGACCGAATCTTTTGAACAACGCCATGTAGACTTAAGAACTTTTACGGTACTGGGTAAAGACAAAGAATTTGTACTTAAGGGAGGACTAACACGTGTAGCCTTAAAAAGGGGAAATCTAATCGTGAATTCCTCACAAGGAGGCGGGTCCAAGGACACTTGGGTCTTAAAGGTTTAA
- a CDS encoding YbaB/EbfC family nucleoid-associated protein — MFGDMMGMMGKLKETQQKVEATKKRLDTVTLEESSSEDLVKVVITANREVKQIHIDNSLLEDKDQLEDFLILTMNKAIAKATQVNETELAAVAKEGMPNIPGMDSLFK, encoded by the coding sequence ATGTTTGGAGACATGATGGGTATGATGGGGAAACTTAAAGAAACCCAGCAAAAAGTAGAGGCCACAAAGAAACGCTTGGATACGGTAACACTAGAAGAATCTTCTTCTGAAGACCTGGTTAAGGTAGTTATTACAGCAAATAGAGAAGTAAAACAAATTCATATTGATAATTCTTTGCTTGAGGATAAGGACCAATTAGAAGATTTTTTAATTCTAACCATGAATAAGGCTATTGCCAAAGCAACTCAGGTAAACGAAACAGAACTTGCTGCTGTTGCCAAGGAAGGAATGCCCAATATTCCTGGTATGGACTCGTTATTTAAATAA
- a CDS encoding PLP-dependent cysteine synthase family protein yields the protein MENKIKAYNNILELVGNTPLVKLNRITEDFTGNFFAKIESFNPGHSSKDRIAMHIIEEAERKGILTEGSTIIETTSGNTGFSIAMVSIIKGYKCILAVSSKSSKDKIDMLRTMGATVYVCPAHVSADDPRSYYEVAKRLHKETNGSIYINQYFNELNMNAHYHSTGPEIWEQTGGQITHLVACSGTGGTISGTAKYLKEQNPGIKVIGVDAFGSVLKKYHETREFDANEIYPYRIEGLGKNLIPGATDFDVIDKFIKVTDSESAHTAREMAKTEGIFAGYTSGAAMQALKQLNEEGEFGPKDNVVVIFPDHGSRYMSKVYSDQWMEDQGFFDTNEVSETQKVQYIKE from the coding sequence ATGGAAAACAAAATTAAGGCATACAACAATATCCTAGAACTTGTAGGAAACACTCCATTAGTAAAATTAAATCGCATTACCGAAGACTTTACAGGTAACTTTTTTGCCAAGATAGAGTCTTTTAATCCAGGTCATTCTTCTAAAGACCGCATTGCCATGCATATTATAGAGGAGGCGGAGCGTAAGGGCATTTTAACCGAAGGCAGCACCATTATAGAAACTACTTCTGGTAATACGGGATTTAGTATTGCTATGGTGAGTATTATTAAAGGTTATAAATGTATTTTGGCGGTGAGTTCAAAGTCGTCTAAGGATAAAATTGACATGCTGCGTACGATGGGGGCTACGGTATATGTATGCCCTGCTCATGTAAGCGCGGATGATCCACGTTCATACTACGAAGTTGCCAAAAGATTGCACAAAGAAACGAACGGGTCTATTTATATCAACCAGTATTTTAATGAGTTGAATATGAATGCCCATTACCACAGTACAGGTCCTGAAATATGGGAGCAGACTGGCGGTCAGATTACCCATCTTGTAGCGTGTAGTGGCACAGGAGGCACTATTTCTGGTACCGCAAAATATTTAAAAGAACAGAACCCGGGTATTAAAGTTATTGGTGTAGATGCTTTTGGTTCGGTATTGAAAAAATACCATGAAACCAGAGAGTTTGATGCCAACGAAATCTACCCATATAGAATTGAAGGTCTGGGTAAAAACTTGATTCCAGGTGCTACCGATTTTGATGTAATAGACAAATTTATTAAGGTTACAGATTCTGAGAGTGCCCATACCGCTCGGGAAATGGCTAAAACCGAAGGTATTTTTGCAGGCTATACAAGTGGAGCGGCAATGCAAGCATTGAAACAATTGAATGAAGAAGGGGAGTTCGGGCCAAAAGATAATGTAGTTGTTATTTTTCCGGATCACGGTTCAAGATATATGAGTAAAGTTTACAGTGATCAATGGATGGAAGATCAAGGTTTCTTCGATACCAACGAAGTAAGCGAAACTCAAAAAGTACAGTATATTAAAGAATAA
- a CDS encoding thioredoxin family protein yields the protein MKLLLFLILPFCLIGQTDVSTSIEWLKDYDEALIISKKENKNVLVYFTGSDWCPPCKMLKRDLFDTDEFSEVSKSYVLLYIDIPRNRDLLSETQWNHNQDLLKRLNKKGVFPMLTVLNEKGKMLDEYSGYGMTGEISYHLKFLKKNKK from the coding sequence ATGAAATTATTGCTTTTTCTCATATTACCTTTTTGTTTAATTGGCCAAACCGACGTTTCTACCAGTATAGAATGGTTAAAAGATTATGACGAGGCGCTAATAATATCAAAAAAGGAAAATAAGAATGTTCTAGTTTATTTTACAGGAAGCGATTGGTGCCCACCTTGTAAAATGCTAAAGCGTGACCTTTTTGATACTGATGAATTTTCCGAAGTATCAAAAAGCTATGTTTTACTTTATATAGATATACCTAGAAACAGAGATTTATTGAGTGAGACGCAATGGAACCATAATCAAGATCTTTTAAAAAGACTCAACAAGAAGGGCGTTTTCCCTATGTTGACCGTTTTAAACGAAAAAGGAAAAATGCTTGACGAATATTCCGGTTACGGCATGACCGGAGAAATTAGTTATCATTTAAAATTTCTAAAGAAGAATAAGAAATAA